A window of the Lactuca sativa cultivar Salinas chromosome 5, Lsat_Salinas_v11, whole genome shotgun sequence genome harbors these coding sequences:
- the LOC111910035 gene encoding uncharacterized protein LOC111910035: MAEGSSVSAHVLKMKDYVEQLAHLGFPFGDELATDVIQASLPKSFNQFVMKFTMNDWERSINELHNMLKNVEGNIKKSGKIQVLMIREGQISKKKTGNNTGKGKGKVAKKGKGKGKGKGKPPSTNPTPKTKNAADSNCFHYHENGH, from the coding sequence ATGGCTGAGGGATCTTCTGTGAGTGCACATGTACTCAAAATGAAAGATTATGTTGAGCAACTTGCCCACCTCGGATTCCCATTTGGGGATGAGCTAGCGACCGATGTGATCCAAGCCTCATTGCCTAAGTCATTCAACCAATTTGTGATGAAATTCACAATGAATGATTGGGAGAGGAGCATCAATGAGCTTCATAACATGCTCAAAAATGTTGAGGGAAACATCAAGAAATCTGGGAAGATTCAAGTTTTGATGATCCGTGAGGGTCAAATATCCAAGAAGAAAACCGGTAATAATACCGGTAAGGGGAAAGGCAAAGTTGCCAAGAAaggcaagggaaagggaaagggtaAAGGGAAGCCTCCTTCTACTAACCCAACTCCTAAAACAAAGAATGCTGCTGACTCTAATTGCTTTCACTACCATGAAAATGGACACTAG